A window of the Cutaneotrichosporon cavernicola HIS019 DNA, chromosome: 6 genome harbors these coding sequences:
- the NEO1 gene encoding uncharacterized protein (Belongs to the cation transport ATPase (P-type) (TC 3.A.3) family. Type IV subfamily): MTGSRFNIKQDPKSGKGNVTSKNSSRTIQLPAQGARSQFPPNLIRNQKYSVISFLPVVFYEQFKFFFNFYFLVVALSQFVPALKIGYIVTYVAPLAFVLAVTMGKEAYDDYCRYQRDREANSTRYLVLLPHDSVDESNPPAYDLPRPQTRLTPSSGIKVGDMVLLEKNQRVPSDIVLLTTSEEEGTCFIRTDQLDGETDWKLRAAVGETQRLGEKGVGGIEGNLFADPPIKDIHSFYGVLTLRSTDPGLQMETSIPLSVENVLWANTVLAAGSAVGLVVYTGRDTRAVLNTSEPETKMGSLEKEVNKMAKILCTVTFALSVFLVALNGFRGQWYIYVFRFLILFSSIIPISLRVNLDMAKTVYTHHIQTDCEIPGTIVRTSTLPEELGRIEYLLTDKTGTLTRNEMEMKKLHMGTVVFTWESMDEVAHLLSQALGEQPQKRQGSVGSGVLPRSRRDISTRVKDAVMALATCHNVTPVTNDDGTVTYQASSPDEVAIVEWTETVGVRLASRDRTSMTLKTRSGQILAFDILAVFPFTSESKRMGIIIRDRATGITTFVQKGADVVMSKIVQKNDWLDEETGNMAREGLRTLVVGRKRLSNESYAAFDSKYREAQLVAGDERTDAMRTVVQEYLESDLELLALTGVEDKLQDDVKPTLELMRNAGLKIWMLTGDKIETATSIAVSSKLVSRNQYIHQVAKLQSPNQVRDMLDFLQAKLDCCLVIDGESLQLCLDSFSAEFVLLATQLPAVVACRCSPTQKADVARLIREFSKKTVCCIGDGGNDVSMIQAADVGVGIVGKEGKQASLAADFSINQFSYLTQLLLWHGRNSYKRSAKLSQFVIHRGLIIAVIQAVFSSIFFFAPIAVYQGWLQVGYATVYTMAPVFSLVLDRDVNEDTALMYPELYKELTKGRSLSYRTFFTWLTISVYQGGTIMLLSLLLFESEFLHIVAISFTALVLNELIMVALEITTWHKYMVMSEFATAIIYFGSMWILPEYFDMHFVLTSTFIAKVAFIVAVSSLPLYVIKALHHRLNPAAYAKVNES; this comes from the exons ATGACCGGTTCGCGTTTCAACATCAAGCAG GATCCGAAGTCTGGAAAAGGCAACGTGACGTCAAAAAACAGCTCGCGAACGATCCAGCTGCCGGCCCAAG GTGCCCGATCCCAGTTTCCTCCAAACTTGATACGAAACCAGAAGTACTCTGTTATCTCCTTCCTACCAGTTGTCTTCTATGAGCAGTTCAAGTTCTTCTTCAACTTCTAtttcctcgtcgtcgcgctaAGCCAATTCGTCCCGGCGTTGAAGATTG GTTACATCGTCACATATGTTGCCCCTCTCGCTTTTGTCCTCGCGGTCACTatgggcaaggaggcgtACGACGACTACTGTCGGTACCAGCGTGATCGTGAAGCCAACTCAACGCGCTACCTGGTTCTTCTTCCTCACGACTCGGTTGACGAGTCCAACCCTCCCGCCTATGACCTCCCCAGACCTCAGACTAGATTGACGCCGTCTTCTGGGAtcaaggtcggcgacaTGGTTCTGCTAGAGAAGAACCAAAGGGTTCCGTCCGACATAGTCCTCTTGACGAcaagcgaggaggagggcaccTGCTTCATCCGTACCGACCAGCTTGACGGCGAGACGGACTGGAAGCTCAGGGCCGCCGTGGGCGAGACTCAGCGACTCGGAGAGAAAGGCGTCGGAGGGATAGAGGGCAATCTTTTTG CGGACCCGCCCATCAAGGACATCCACAGCTTCTACGGCGTCCTGACTCTCCGTTCCACAGATCCAGGCCTGCAGATGGAGACATCGATCCCTCTTTCCGTGGAGAACGTCCTGTGGGCTAACACCGTCCTCGCTGCTGGTTCTGCCGTTGGACTAGTCGTCTACACTGGTAGGGACACGCGGGCTGTTCTCAACACAAGCGAGCCGGAGACGAAAATGGGCTCTCTGGAGAAGGAAGTCAACAAGATGGCCAAG ATCCTCTGCACTGTCACCTTTGCGCTGTCGGTTTTCCTTGTCGCACTTAATGGGTTCCGGGGACAGTGGTACATCTACGTCTTCCGGTTCCTAATCTTGTTCTCCTCCATCATCCCCATCAG CCTGcgcgtcaacctcgacatGGCCAAAACTGTTTACACGCATCACATCCAAACCGACTGCGAGATCCCGGGAACGATTGTCCGCACGAGCACTCTTCCGGAAGAGTTGGGCAGAATTGAGTATCTCTTGACGGACAAGACAGGCACACTGACTCGCAACG AAATGGAGATGAAGAAACTCCACATGGGAACGGTCGTCTTCACGTGGGAGTCTATGGATGAGGTTGCCCATCTCCTGTCGCAGGCGCTTGGGGAACAACCTC AAAAGCGACAGGGCTCAGTTGGTTCTGGTGTCTTgccgcgcagccgccgcgACATCTCCACTCGCGTCAAGGACGCTGTGATGGCACTGGCGACGTGTCACAAC GTGACACCTGTGACCAACGACGACGGGACAGTGACCTACCAGGCATCGTCGCCGGATGAGGTTGCCATTGTCGAGTGGACCGAGACGGTCGGGGTGAGACTAGCTTCACGGGACCGGACGAGCATGACCTTGAAGACGAGGTCAGGCCAGATCTTGGCGTTCGACATTCTTGCGGTCTTCCCGTTCACGTCCGAGTCAAAACGCATGGGTATCATCATCCGGGACAGGGCCACAGGCATCACGACCTTCGTTCAGAAGGGAGCGGATGTTGTCATGTCCAAAATCGTTCAGAAGAACGACTGGCTCGACGAAGAGACCGGAAATATGGCCCGCGAGGGCCTCCGCACTCTTGTTGTTGGTCGTAAGCGCCTGTCCAATGAGAGTTATGCCGCATTCGACTCGAAGTACAGGGAGGCACAGCTTGtggctggcgacgagcggACGGACGCCATGCGCACTGTTGTCCAGGAGTATCTTGAATCGGACCTAGAGCTGTTGGCCTTGACCGGTGTGGAGGACAAACTGCAGGACGATGTCAAGCCGACCCTTGAGCTCATGCGAAACGCCGGCTTAAAGATCTGGATGTTGACCGGCGACAAGATTGAGACGGCCACCAGCATTGCAGTGTCCAGTAAGCTGGTCTCACGCAACCAGTACATTCACCAGGTTGCAAAGC TCCAATCACCAAATCAAGTCCGTGACATGCTCGACTTTCTCCAGGCCAAGCTTGACTGCTGCCTCGTTATCGACGGCGAGTCTCTCCAGCTCTGCTTGGACTCGTTCAGTGCCGAATTCGTCTTGTTGGCCACTCAACTACCAGCAGTTGTCGCCTGCCGGTGTTCGCCGACCCAAAAGGCGGACGTCGCGCGACTGATCCGCGAGTTCAGTAAGAAGACTGTCTGCTGCATCGGTGACGGAGGGAATGACGTTAGCATGATCCAGGCTGCCGATGTTG GTGTTGGCATCGTCGGTAAAGAAGGCAAGCAGGCGTCTCTCGCTGCAGACTTTTCGATCAACCAGTTCTCCTACCTCACACAACTCCTTCTCTGGCACGGGCGGAACTCGTACAAGCGCTCCGCAAAGCTCTCACAGTTCGTCATTCACCGCGGTCTGATCATTGCCGTCATTCAGGCCGTCTTCAGctccatcttcttcttTGCCC CCATTGCTGTGTACCAAGGATGGCTGCAGGTCGGCTACGCGACCGTCTACACCATGGCTCCCGTCTTCTCACTCGTCCTGGATCGCGATGTCAATGAGGACACGGCGCTCATGTACCCCGAATTGTACAAGGAGCTCACCAAGGGCCGGTCTCTTAGCTACAGGACATTCTTCACCTGGCTCACGATTAGTGTCTACCAAGGTGGCACCATCATGCTCCTCTCGCTGCTCCTCTTCGAGTCCGAGTTCCTACATATCGTCGCCATTTCGTTCACAGCACTCGTCCTCAACGAGCTCATCATGGTCGCACTCGAAATCACCACGTGGCACAAGTATATGGTCATGAGCGAGTTTGCAACTGCTATCATCTACTTTGGCTCGATGTGGATCTTGCCAGAGTACTTTG ACATGCACTTTGTGCTCACGTCGACGTTCATCGCCAAGGTAGCCTTCATTGTGGCCGTGTCTAGCCTTCCGCTCTATGTGATCAAGGCTTTGCACCACCGGCTCAACCCAGCAGCCTACGCCAAGGTGAACGAATCGTAG
- the GLG2 gene encoding uncharacterized protein (Glycosyl transferase family 8), protein MAEPLMDNASAAADPTLPDAFVTLLTASSYLPGALALLHALRELHPAPRDFKITCLVTPETVDAATIGALRNSGYDIVIGVEPIATGQRGQTGLHLMGRPDLDLALTKLHIFRLGSMFKTVLYMDADTLPIRPLSHLFQSTAPHILSACPDIGWPDCFNSGVMVIRPRLSDFENLQQLMIADASGGNGSFDGADQGLLNHYWSEEGAGGPWNRLPFTYNVTPSAAYQYMPAFKHFAHKINVIHFIGPRKPWGRLPTRPAGLGIEQNQESPMGYEQLIDRWFNVYDRNVRPTAIHEPNLAKRFTVPENIAVWNRPRNSHGDHADEGGARTVTVPGEYTSLPLDGRHDLMAPKPMSGPTILPDSGHSRETALPHEEESQQNYKEGEQQPAHGSATDHTIWSDGLAPTASHVDSQHHEHHRDHHEHHEHHEHHEHEHRSPSPQPLEYRQAAWDGSQGPPPKDSQPEMAIAVDNFYVPAWDEPTRSQGAYYEEHHDRFEMPTLPSSVLNNDWYGTFTGTVPDPKKRGSVFPWEEKGSAPRAEASRKFPQQRPPTPPAPIVPNVTKPSADIHLSATALTVAPILAPKGPDPPATQPFKPAPSFSEAMADYTNAWDADVSIGRYAKRLTDLGIVTSRRKVGMHTVPPTPRRSSRRVATEPLQDDNNSSFANSPHHDRPTYQDKGIQTDRPSQNDAIVQASPETSPVSENPPSPARMMISVATTPVTPQGELGSTRSSYFPVTTAKRGPKLAAPRGPPRGRVWDPQTDIDMMRRHQALTQFGR, encoded by the exons ATGGCGGAGCCGCTCATGGACAATGCGTCCGCAGCCGCCGATCCGACACTCCCCGACGCATTCGTCACTCTCCTTACCGCTTCCTCCTACCTCCCAGGCGCCCTTGCGCTGCTCCACGCCCTCCGCGAACTCCACCCCGCCCCGCGCGACTTTAAGATCACCTGCCTGGTGACACCTGAAACAGTTGACGCCGCGACCATCGGAGCGCTCCGCAATTCCGGATACGATATTGTCATCGGTGTGGAGCCAATCGCCACTGGCCAGAGAGGCCAGACTGGACTGCACCTGATGG GTCGTCCGGATCTCGACCTGGCGCTCACCAAGCTCCACATTTTCCGCCTGGGCTCCATGTTCAAAACCGTCCTCTACATGGACGCTGACACTCTTCCCATCCGACCTCTCTCTCATCTTTTCCAATCGACTGCTCCCCACATCCTTTCAGCGTGTCCCGACATCGGATGGCCGGATTGTTTCAACTCGGGCGTCATGGTCATCCGTCCTCGCCTTAGCGATTTTGAGAACTTGCAGCAGCTCATGATCGCCGATGCCAGCGGCGGAAACGGCAGCTTTGATGGCGCCGATCAAGGACTGTTGAACCATTACTGGAGCGAAGAGGGGGCGGGTGGCCCTTGGAACAGACTACCGTTCAC CTACAACGTGACCCCGAGTGCAGCGTACCAGTACATGCCTGCATTCAAACACTTTGCCCACAAGATCAACGTCATCCACTTCATTGGCCCCAGAAAACCCTGGGGAAGACTCCCTACTCGCCCCGCTGGCCTTGGCATTGAGCAGAACCAAGAGTCGCCGATGGGAT ACGAGCAGCTGATCGACCGCTGGTTCAACGTCTACGACCGCAACGTCCGGCCCACAGCCATCCACGAGCCCAACCTGGCCAAGCGCTTTACTGTCCCCGAGAATATCGCCGTCTGGAACCGTCCCAGAAACAGCCACGGTGACCACGCCGATGAGGGTGGTGCTAGAACTGTGACGGTTCCCGGCGAGTACACCTCACTTCCCCTCGACGGGCGTCATGACCTCATGGCGCCTAAGCCCATGTCGGGACCCACGATCTTGCCAGACTCAGGCCACTCCAGAGAAACCGCACTACCCCATGAGGAAGAATCCCAGCAGAACTACAAGGAAGGGGAACAGCAGCCGGCCCACGGTAGCGCTACAGATCACACCATCTGGTCGGATGGACTCGCTCCCACGGCGTCGCATGTGGACAGCCAGCACCACGAGCATCACCGTGACCACCACGAACACCACGAACACCACGAACACCACGAACACGAGCACCGCAGCCCCTCCCCCCAACCGCTTGAGTACAGGCAGGCGGCTTGGGACGGTTCTCAAGGCCCTCCACCGAAGGACAGCCAGCCAGAGATGGCAATCGCTGTTGACAACTTTTACGTACCGGCTTGGGATGAGCCGACTAGATCGCAGGGTGCTTACTACGAAGAGCACCATGACAGATTCGAGATGCCGACCTTACCGAGCAGCGTTCTCAACAACGACTGGTACGGAACGTTCACAGGCACCGTTCCAGACCCTAAGAAGCGCGGCAGTGTCTTTCCttgggaggagaagggcagTGCACCGCGCGCAGAGGCTTCGCGCAAGTTCCCTCAGCAGCGTCCTCCGACGCCCCCGGCCCCCATTGTACCGAACGTGACCAAGCCCTCCGCTGATATTCACCTGTCGGCAACGGCCTTGACAGTGGCGCCCATCCTAGCGCCCAAGGGTCCGGATCCTCCGGCCACCCAGCCTTTCAAGCCTGCTCCGAGCTTCAGCGAGGCGATGGCGGATTACACGAATGCTTGGGATGCGGACGTCTCGATTGGCCGCTACGCCAAGCGTTTAACCGATCTCGGCATCGTTACCTCGAGGCGCAAGGTGGGAATGCACACGGTGCCTCCCACTCCGCGTCGTtcgtcgcgtcgcgtgGCAACTGAGCCTCTGCAGGACGACAATAACTCCTCTTTTGCCAATAGCCCCCACCACGATCGGCCGACTTATCAAGACAAGGGCATTCAAACTGACCGACCATCCCAGAATGACGCCATAGTGCAAGCGTCGCCAGAGACGAGCCCTGTCTCGGAGAACCCACCAAGCCCGGCTCGCATGATGATATCGGTCGCGACCACCCCGGTGACGCCCCAGGGGGAGTTGGGATCCACGAGATCCTCTTACTTTCCTGTTACGACTGCCAAGCGCGGCCCGAAACTggcagctcctcgcggccctccGCGCGGTCGTGTGTGGGACCCGCAGACCGATATCGATATGATGAGACGGCATCAAGCCTTGACGCAGTTTGGCCGTTAG
- a CDS encoding uncharacterized protein (Eukaryotic domain of unknown function (DUF1716)) codes for MFKLPSLPVGKGSKRKMSDLPSADVLKRFKPDPESVDSSSQSGARAARVEDDDEDRGHLGISEEPVDDFEDDDEDGRFFGGGLNEEQSNILDIFDKAGDVEGEASGLTLPAVRRLVGQFERIVAKNAEQRGKYPDDPTKFIDSEADLDAMLKQFLPLTQNPALYYPELISSGVLNLFANLLSHENTDIAIDVVEVLQELTDEDIGEEEDELDEDDVDGAAATRLALAQIVDELLNHSIFELLASNLLRLNEAEEADRQGVFHILGMFENLLTFMPPLADQLVSSTKVLPWLLGRISKSPFDSNKQYASEILSILLQRRANVVKALDLNFVEALLMVLAQYRKTEPKDGEEQEFMENIVDCLCSLVSTSKGRELFFEAEGVELLLLILKKKQLSSLRALKVLDYALQSEAGSNSCERFVEMLGLKTLFSLFMGKADKKKRQASPNFEDDERILRIVATLFSNLPSDSSPRLRLVAKFVEANYEKVDRLLELRELAQTKLRIVERQIASSRAEISRLGAEIDDEQNQEWYLMRLDSGLFALQTADVILGWVCMEDDGIKAHVDSLMARKSLSMDDVVKVLKERASYLDVDEEDIDSDVLQQQLVLDGLINFLGGSP; via the exons ATGTTCAAGCTCCCGTCCCTTCCCGTGGGGAAGGGCTCCAAGAGGAAGATGTCAGATCTTCCGTCAGCTG ATGTTTTGAAGCGATTCAAGCCAGACCCGGAAAGTGTGGATTCCTCCTCCCAGTCTGGCGCGCGAGCCGCTAGAGTggaggacgatgacgaaGATCGCGGCCATCTTGGAATCTCGGAAGAACCAGTGGATGATTTtgaagatgatgatgaggatggacgGTTctttggcggcggcctgAATGAAGAGCAATCT AACATTCTCGACATTTTCGACAAAGCTGGGGATGTTGAAGGCGAA GCCTCGGGTCTGACCTTGCCAGCCGTACGTCGACTGGTCGGCCAGTTCGAGCGGATTGTAGCCAAGAATGCCGAACAACGCGGAAAGTATCCCGATGATCCTACCAA GTTCATCGACTCGGAGGCGGACTTGGACGCGATGCTCAAGCAGTTCCTGCCATTGACACAGAACCCAGCTCTGTACTACCCGGAGCTAATCAGCTCGGGTGTCCTGAATCTATTCGCCAACCTTCTTAGTCATGAGAACACGGATATCGCCATCGACGTGGTGGAGGTTCTTCAAGAGTTGACAGACGAGGACAttggtgaggaggaggacgagttggatgaggatgacgtCGACGGTGCTGCGGCAACAAGGCTTGCCTTAGCGCAGATCGTGGACGAGCTG CTCAATCACTCAATTTTCGAACTCTTGGCCTCGAATCTCCTGCGCCTCaacgaggcggaggaagcAGATCGTCAGGGAGTCTTCCACATACTGGGGATGTTTGAGAACCTGCTCACCTTCATGCCGCCACTGGCCGACCAGCTGGTGTCCTCCACCAAGGTTCTTCCGTGGCTGTTGGGACGCATCAGCAAGTCACCGTTTGACAGCAACAAGCAGTACGCTTCGGAGATCCTTTCGATTCTCTTGCAGCGTCGCGCAAACGTTGTCAAAGCGCTGGATCTCAATTTTGTGGAAGCGCTGCTCATGGTCCTTGCT CAATACCGCAAGACGGAACCtaaggacggcgaggagcaaGAGTTCATGGAGAACATTGTTGATTGTCTGTGCTCTTTGGTATCCACCTCGAAAGGACGCGAGCTGTTCTTTGAGGCAGAAGGCGTCGAGTTGCTGCTCCTCATCTTGAA GAAGAAGCAACTATCCAGTCTTCGGGCTTTGAAGGTACTCGACTATGCTCTCCAGAGCGAGGCAGGCTCCAACAGCTGTGAGCGCTTCGTAGAAATGCTCGGCCTTAAGACCCTGTTCTCGCTCTTCATGGGCAAG GCagacaagaagaagcgaCAGGCATCACCCAACTtcgaagacgacgagcgcatccTACGCATCGTCGCCACATTGTTCTCCAACCTACCGTCAGACTCTTCCCCGAGGCTGCGACTGGTGGCCAAGTTTGTCGAGGCCAACTATGAGAAGGTTGACCGCCTGTTGGAGCTGCGTGAGCTGGCGCAGACGAAGCTGCGTATTGTTGAGCGGCAgatcgcctcctccagagCC GAGATTTCTAGGCTTGGGGCCGAGATCGATGACGAGCAGAATCAAGAATGGTATCTGATGCGTCTCGACTCCGGCCTGTTTGCGCTTCAGACTGCTGATGTCATCTTGGGTTGGGTTTGTATGGAGGATGACGGG ATTAAAGCACATGTCGACTCACTCATGGCGCGCAAGAGCCTGTCAATGGATGATGTCGTGAAGGTTCTCAAGG AACGTGCAAGCtacctcgacgtcgacgaggaggataTTGACTCCGACGTCCTCCAGCAGCAGCTGGTTCTGGATGGTTTAATCAACTTCCTCGGTGGAAGCCCGTAA
- the TPS1 gene encoding uncharacterized protein (Glycosyltransferase family 20) — translation MVLEQLPLPKPTEGNNGHEPRLIIVSNRLPVTISKDSDGEYSFKMSSGGLVSALSGCKKTMSFTWIGWPGKDIPVQDREYVNQRLLEEYQCYPVYLSDDVADRHYNGFSNSILWPLFHYHPGEMNFDASYWLAYREANIRFADVVASFVRTGDVVWVQDYHLMLLPMLLRSMITGESNQGEMTRLEMDRVKEGVDEAVVNDINIKMPPPNRGNGGSADEGVEMLEDVEGALHFKSSSLRHTSSLTSMTPYQKSEIQARRRGKGGVRIGFFLHTPFPSSEIYRILPVRREILLGVLQCDLIGFHTYDYARHFLSACTRILGLETQPNGIEFEGRWVQVGTFPIGIDPWQFVEGVKLAVVQERLERLEKRYEDCKVIIGVDRLDYIKGIPQKLHAFEVFLTQHPEWIEKVILIQLAIPSRQDVEEYMNLRSCVNELVGRINGQFSTPTWTPIVFMHRSVPFEELTALYALADVCLVTSTRDGMNLVAYEYISTQAEKHGSMILSEFAGASQSLAGSLIINPWDVDSTASAIHQALTLAPEVRAQNWTKLFAYVSNFTAQSWGLSFLNELNRSTGRRPTGPLLGGRRKSSGNLSRASSRASIKRRFTVNSSTPVTPVATT, via the exons ATGGTCTTGGAGCAACTACCACTACCAAAGCCGACCGAGGGCAACAATGGTCATGAGCCGCGTCTCATCATCGTCTCCAACCGCCTGCCTGTGACCATCTCCAAAGATTCCGACGGCGAGTACTCGTTCAAG ATGTCCTCGGGCGGCCTGGTCTCGGCGCTCTCCGGGTGCAAGAAGACGATGTCGTTCACCTGGATTGGCTGGCCCGGCAAGGAT ATCCCAGTCCAGGACCGAGAGTATGTCAACCAGCGTCTGCTGGAAGAGTACCAATGTTATCCGGTCTATCTTTcagacgacgtcgccgaccgccACTACAATG gttTCTCTAACTCGATCCTTTGGCCACTTTTCCACTACCACCCGGGGGAGATGAACTTTGACGCGTCATATTGGCTCGCATATCGTGAAGCAAACATCCGCTTCGCCGACGTTGTCGCGTCCTTTGTCCGTACTGGCGATGTCGTCTGGGTGCAGGACTACCATCTCATGCTCCTGCCCATGCTCCTCCGCAGCATGATCACTGGCGAGTCAAACCAGGGCGAGATGACGCGCCTCGAGATGGACCGCGTCAAGGAGGGTGTTGACGAGGCTGTCGTCAATGACATCAACATCAAGATGCCGCCGCCAAACCGCGGCAATGGCGgcagcgccgacgagggtgtcgagatgctcgaggacgttgagggGGCGTTGCACTTCAAAAGCTCCAGCTTGCGTCACACCAGCAGCTTGACCAGCATGACCCCTTACCAAAAGTCGGAGATCCAGGCGCGTCGCAGGGGTAAGGGAGGGGTGCGCATTGGCTTCTTCCTGCACACGCCGTTCCCCTCGAGTGAGATCTACCG GATCCTTCCAGTCAGACGGGAGATCCTCCTCGGGGTTCTCCAGTGCGACCTGATCGGCTTTCACACATACGATTACGCCCGCCACTTCCTGAGTGCATGCACCCgcatcctcggcctcgagacACAGCCTAACGGGATTGAGTTTGAGGGCCGTTGGGTGCAAGTCGGTACTTTCCCCATTGGCATCGACCCCTGGCAGTTTGTTGAAGGAGTCAAGCTCGCGGTCGTCCAGGAGCGTCTGGAGCGGCTAGAGAAACGCTACGAGGACTGCAAGGTCATCATTGGCGTCGACCGTCTGGACTACATCAAGGGCATCCCACAAAAGCTTCATGCCTTCGAGGTCTTCCTCACTCAACACCCTGAGTGGATAGAAAAGGTCATTCTCATCCAGCTGGCCATCCCCTCTCGgcaggacgtcgaggagtaCATGAACCTGCGGTCGTGCGTCAACGAGTTGGTCGGGCGCATCAACGGTCAATTCAGTACCCCGACCTGGACCCCAATCGTCTTCATGCACCGCTCTGTCCCGTTCGAGGAGCTCACGGCTCTGTACGCTTTGGCAGATGTGTGCTTGGTGACATCGACTCGCGACGGCATGAACCT TGTCGCCTACGAGTATATCTCAACGCAGGCCGAGAAACACGGCTCCATGATTCTTTCCGAGTTTGCTGGAGCGTCGCAGAGTCTTGCGGGCTCACTCATCATCAACCCTTGGGACGTGGACTCGACCGCTAGCGCAATCCACCAAGCCCTCACATTGGCTCCAGAGGTTCGTGCGCAGAACTGGACCAAGCTGTTTGCC TACGTGTCGAACTTCACTGCCCAGTCGTGGGGCCTGTCGTTCCTCAATGAGCTCAACCGGTCGACTGGCCGCCGACCCACCGGACCACTCTTAGGAGGGCGCCGTAAGTCGAGCGGCAACCTCAGCCGGGCTAGCTCTAGGGCGAGTATCAAGCGCCGCTTCACCGTCAACTCGTCTACACCAGTCACGCCAGTGGCTACCACTTAA